The DNA sequence CGGCGCACGCAGAAGAATCATCAACCCGCCGTGCATGGTCTGCTCGAACGGAGGCCAAAGCCAAAGCCAAAGCCAAAGCCAAAGTCAAAGCCAAAGCCCAGACGACTACCATGCCACTCTCAAAGCTCTCAACTCCAAAGGCCGCACCCCAAGGAAATCTCTTGGCCAGGTCCTCCCCAATATTCCATCTACTCCACTTTTTACTTTTTCCGACAAAATTTAAACGAATTTCCCGAAATCTTTCGTCTTTGTTTGGTTCCCGAGAAAATGTTAATATAAATGACAATTCCAAACGCTTTCTTTGTAGATATAGCAGAAATATAAGAGAATTCAAGATACTTTTAATTTCTCAGTGATTTCGCCTACAATTATGCTTGTCCGGGAACGCAGTTGATTGGTGTTAGCTCTCTATTCGAGAAAATTTCCAAATGAATGAATTTCTGTGACTGCAGCATTATATGTTGAATAATGAGATCAATAAGCATCTTGCGAGAGCTGCCAATGTTGAAGAAGGCGATGTGGTGCTAGAAATTGGGCCCGGGACGGGCTCTTTGACTCACGTTCTCATTAATTCCGGTGCCATTGTTCTTGCCATTGAAAAGGTTTGTTCGTTAGAACCCAATGCTTGCTCTTTAGCTCCACTCATCTACTCTATAAGAAGGAACGTTGCAAAATTCTGAGCGTACAAGCATGTGCTTGGTTGCACATACTTTCCTTGGCTTGTATGTTATGCAATTATCATCATCTTAAGCCTAATACGTAAGCAAGCAAGCATGAGAGAAATATGTCTTGCAAGTAACTACAGAAAATCTATTCATTCGGTAGATATACTTCCCTTTGACTCAAGATTGACCTTTTAGTAGGTAAAAATGTAATGCTATTCCAAAAAGGTGCGACTTTTGATAAGAGtattgtttgtaaaaaaaatgtgaggGTGATGTAAtgagaaattctttttcttctatattgATTCCATAGACTGACttaaattctttttcttctgtatTGATTCCATAGACTTACTTTGTACATTTTTCATGATCTTTAGGATCCCCACATGGCTGCTATTGTGAGCGAAAGATTTGCAAGCTCAGACAGGTTGAAGGTAAAGTATGCCTTTGGTGATGGCTAAAGCTGTAAATAGTATTGATATATTCTCACTGGTTTCTCCTGGCAGAGACGCACGTGTCTTTTTTCTCCAGTGCATTACAATAATTTGACTCAATTAACTCGAATGGTAACAATTTTAATGCATCTCACAGTTTGCACAATGGGAAGTGCTTTTGGACTGTAATGGctaaacaaaattgaagaaagCACGAGAACAATGTTCTTTCACCTCTTTCATTCTACAGCAAGTCTCTCCCAAAATGCTTTTTGAAGAATGATTTTTCTGCAAGTTAGaagttataaattgaagtttggTATTAGTTTCCCATCCACCATATACTTAAATTGTTACCTTATGCATATGCATCTTTGGAAAAACCAGAGAATGTTGTGTATTGTAGTTGTGTATGCAATTAATGTAGCTGAAAACGTTTTTGTTGACAGAACTTAAGCAGTGTCAGGTAGGAATTAACGATTTACAATCTTCAATGAATGACTCTAGATGGCTACATGAagaattaatcattacaatctTCAGTGTCCAGTAGAAAGGTGTTTTATGTTTCCCTTATGATTGAATTGTTGGTATTTTTCACTTAGATTTCCAGGTGTATATTAAAGTGCCCAATGCCATTTTAACTGTCAGCATTCTATGTGGATACTTAATGTGTTTATGCATATTTTTTGTGTGAGATCCTATGTTTCCTTATTGTCAATTATATGTTGTCGATGATGTTGACTGCTTTAATTGAACTGTGTAGGTTTTGAAGGAAGACTTTGTGAAATGTCACATTCGCTCCCATATGATGTCTTTTTTGGGAAGTATAAAGTCATTGAATCATTCAAAATCAAGATATGCAAAAGTGAGAATCCTACTTTTATGTACACTAATTACATAATTATGCAATGCATGGgaataactaaatattaaatgaaaaataatacttgtaACTAATTTAGCATGACCTTAAGCCATTATGGAATAGATAGAACTTTTAAAAGAGTGTCAATGTCAGCACCTTGATATCTATAATTTGGTTGAGCACATTGATCTTCTCTCATCTTGCTTTCCTTTATTTCTATATAAGTGATGGAGACCTCACAAACTATGCTGAAGTGGAGAGGGACCAAGAATTCTTTATATAATGTGCCAAAATAACCTAACTATCAATAGTCATATCTAACTTTTAGGCTCATTAACTTAAAATGCAATTACCTATATACATACATTacttgcaaaaataaaaaggtgtgagttgagaaaacaaaaagatgtGCTTAGAAAACTTAAACACTACtaactttaaatgaaaattattaatttaattagatatattattttacttttgaaaactttgacttaattaaatatatcagctaacatttatttaataacataatgAGGGAGTAGATGATAATAggcatgctttcaaaattaCATATTGCagcagtttttatttttatttgataacaTAATAGGGGATTGGATGATGTGGCTGAACTGGAGTAAAGCTCCGTTcttccaaaattatattttgtgtgatttcAACATGATCTTGAATTTTTATTCACTAACATAATAGAGGAGTGGAAGATGTGCTGGACAGGAGAAAAGCTCCATGCTTCCAAAGttctatattaaaattttatttcaccAAACCCCccggccttgggcttgggggtatgttccccctaggtctaaggttcaaatccccttgggtgcaaataatctctaggggccatcggactaggggatttttttcttaaattacccgaggtgcacttgtgggaaactccttgccgagggcctgtgcatcCTTGGTATTAGTCGGGACGTTGTTCctgacacctggtgccaataaaaaaaaaatatttcaccatGATCCTGAACGTGATCTCTAGTTGCTTTTGATTCATTAAAAgaacttcattttcaatacCAAGAGGAAATGGATGCATAACCTGTCTTTTTAGCATAGAATGTTAAATCCATTGCAGTTGTTCAGACTGGATGCACAATTAGTCAATTCCCTGAGTATGTTTCCAAGATGATATGGTGcactttgtgtgtgtgtgtgtgtgcgcgcgcatTTTAACCTCTGCTCCATACTTCAAGTAAACACTAAAAATAGAATACAAGCTTTTTgttcacatcatatatatagatgtatatatatataacaatctGTATAAGTTTGTTGTTTGTAGGTTGTCTCCAATATACCCTTTAATATTAGTACAGACGTAGTCAAACTGCTTCTTCCAATGGGTGATATTTTTTCAGAAGTTGTTCTTCTACTCCAGGTTAGTATTCCCTTTATTTTCCTGTCTAGTATTCGGGTAGGTGTTGCATTTCTCTGATAGTTACTCTAAGAAGGTTTGAGCTCatgtttagatttattttcagGAGGAGACAGCAGTGCGCTTGGTGGAATCATCCTTGAGGACATCAGAGTACCGACCAATCAATATCTTTGTCAATTTCTATTCAGGTATCCTTGCGAGACTGTAAACTATGTGGAATGCATATATTAGCTGGCGTTATGCcttgttttaagaaatttataataatcttTTTGATGGTATTGCCACTGAGAATCTATAACATTCAGatgatacattttttttttcttttggtaaatTATCTCTCCACCCAGTGGGTAATCTGGGTGGGTATAGTCTGAAATTGTTCCAGTGGGTACAGTcaggaatattttttatttggctaACATCTTGGGATGTAAGGTAGCTTCTTTACCTTTGAAATATCTTGGATTACCTTTGGGTGCTCCTCACAAATCACTTTCTATATGGGATTGGGTTATTGAGAAGATTGGGAGGCAGCTAACTGGTTGGAAAAAAACtctatttgtcaaaagggggaaGAGTTACTTTGATTAAGAGTACTTTGTCTAATCTCCCCacatatttcctttctctctttcctttacCCACAGGGGttacaaaaacaaatagagGATTTTTCGGAGTTTCTTATGGGATGGTAATGGGGaggaaagaaaatttaatttggtGAGTTGGAATGAGGTTTGTCAACCGGTTTCATGTGGAGGTTTGGGTGTGAGAAAATTAAAGCTTTTCAATAAAGCtctacttgggaaatggctttggaggtaCCATTTTGAGAGTAATGCATTATGGAGACAATTTGTGGATTTTAAATATGGGAGAATGTGGGGGAGCTGGTGCACAAATGAAGTTAAAGGGGCGTATGGGGTGGGCTTGTGGAAGTCTATCCAGTTAGTATGGGGGGGctttgttaaaaacttaaaatttaaagtgGGGGGATGGGGCAAATATTTACTTTTGGCATGATACTTGGTGCAGGGATTCAGCTCTCAAGTACATTTATCCTAATTTTTTTAGGATTGCTAGTGATAAAGGGGCTGCTGTGGTTGAGTCTTATAAGATTTCCAGTAACATGCTTCAGTGGAATGTGGATTTC is a window from the Juglans regia cultivar Chandler chromosome 7, Walnut 2.0, whole genome shotgun sequence genome containing:
- the LOC108980883 gene encoding ribosomal RNA small subunit methyltransferase, chloroplastic isoform X2, with protein sequence MTTAHFSLHPLPPPRVILKAPLPAHNSTNGARRRIINPPCMVCSNGGQSQSQSQSQSQSQSPDDYHATLKALNSKGRTPRKSLGQDPHMAAIVSERFASSDRLKVLKEDFVKCHIRSHMMSFLGSIKSLNHSKSRYAKVVSNIPFNISTDVVKLLLPMGDIFSEVVLLLQEETAVRLVESSLRTSEYRPINIFVNFYSDPEYKLKVPRTYFFPQPNVDAAVVTFKLKQAAEYPQVSSIKSFFSMVNSAFNGKRKMLRRSLQHICTSLEIEQALGRFGLPATSRPEELTLDDFVKLHNLIAKE
- the LOC108980883 gene encoding ribosomal RNA small subunit methyltransferase, chloroplastic isoform X1 yields the protein MTTAHFSLHPLPPPRVILKAPLPAHNSTNGARRRIINPPCMVCSNGGQSQSQSQSQSQSQSPDDYHATLKALNSKGRTPRKSLGQHYMLNNEINKHLARAANVEEGDVVLEIGPGTGSLTHVLINSGAIVLAIEKDPHMAAIVSERFASSDRLKVLKEDFVKCHIRSHMMSFLGSIKSLNHSKSRYAKVVSNIPFNISTDVVKLLLPMGDIFSEVVLLLQEETAVRLVESSLRTSEYRPINIFVNFYSDPEYKLKVPRTYFFPQPNVDAAVVTFKLKQAAEYPQVSSIKSFFSMVNSAFNGKRKMLRRSLQHICTSLEIEQALGRFGLPATSRPEELTLDDFVKLHNLIAKE